The window GTGGATCATCAGGGTTCCGCCCCGGGCGCTGTGCACATACTGCCCTTGTCGGTCGGAACCCTGATCCTCGGCCTAGATTCCGAGGCTGGCTGTCTCAAGGAgagtctccctctttcaaaaattgtGAATCCTGTTGCTCTGGAGCCAGTTAGTACAGGTGTTCAGGTGAACTTGGGTAAGAGCCTGTCTAATCCTTTACAAGAACTAGGAAACACGTGTCAGAAGAATGGCATTTCTTCAATCAACGTGCAGACGGACCTGTCTTACGCCACACAGCACTTCATACCTTCCTCCCAGTGGGCCGGCCCTGATTCCTCCGTATCTTCCTGTTCTCAAACGGATTTGACGTTTGGTTCCCAAGTCTCCCTTCCCATTAGTGTTCACACTCAGACATTCTTACCCGGTTCTAAGGTAACCTCTTCCATAGCCGCTCAGACTGACACGTTCGCAGATGCCTGTTACCAGCCAGGTGGGATCTCCAGAGAAACCCAGACCAGCGGGATGCAGAGTCTGACAGACGGCCGAGTCCAGATGGACCAAGCTGTAATGTGTGGAGACATTTTTGAGAGCGTCCATTCGTCCTACGGTGTTTCCACAGACAATATCATAAGCAGCAGCCTAGTAGCAGGGACTGTCACTCATGGTTTGTTACCTCAGAACCACCCTAAGACTTTAAATCAAGATATTGAGAAATCTGCACCAATTATAAACTTCGGCGCACAGCACAGTATGCTTCCTTCACAGAACATGACGGATAATCAGACCCAGACTATGGATTTATTAAGTGATTTAGAAAACATCTTGTCAAGTAACCTGCCTGGTCAGACACTGGACAATCGTAGTCTTTTGTCTGACCCGAATACTGGACCTGACACCCAGCTCCCATCTGGCCCAGCCCAGAATCCCGCAATCGATTTTGATATCGAGGAGTTCTTTTCCGCCTCAAATATCCAAACTCAAACTGAAGAGAGTGAGCTTAACACCATGACCACTGAGCCAGTCTTGGAATCTCTGGACATAGAGACCCAAACTGACTTCTTCCTTGCGGACACCTCTGCCCAGTCCTATAGCTGTAGGGGAAATTCGAACTTCTTAGGCCTTGAAATGTTTGACACGCAGACACAGACAGACCTAAACTTCTTCTTAGACAGTGGCCCCCATCTGCCTCTGGGAAGTATTCTGAAACACTCCAGCTTTTCCATGAGTACGGATTCGTCTGACACAGAGACCCAAACCGAAGGAATGTCCGCTGCTAAAAGCATACCTGCCGTAGAGAGTAAAGTTCAGTTGAACAGCACAGAAACACAGACCATGAATTCTGGCTTTGAGACCCTGGGCAGTTTGTTCTTCACCAGCAACGAAACGCAAACCGCAATGGACGACTTTCTTCTGGCCGATTTGGCCTGGAACACAATGGAATCTCAGTTCAGCTCTGTAGAAACCCAGACGTGTGCAGAACCACACACGGTCTCCAACTTCTAAACGTGAAGTCTGTGCGCGGGTCGGCCTTTACAGTTTCCTTCCGGGTTCAGCGAATGGAGGGTAGGACAACAGTGTTAACGCCGTTGAATGTAGTTCCTGATGCGTTTACTTGGGTCCTTGGAGGTTCTTTGCCTTTTGTACTTGTAAACATGAAATTTGTGTATAAATGTGAGTGTATTATAAAGCGTAAGATGTCGATCTAAAAATGATTGTTTCTGTGTTGCCTCCATTTGCCCTCTCACAGTTAGTTGTCCCATCTTAAAAGAACAAGAGTGTCTCACACCTGTAAAACCCATCTAGCACTTAGCTGAAGCCAAGCTTACCAGGTACTAGGGTACAGACTTTTCAAATCTGCAAAACATTTCAGTTGAAATGTGACTCGCTTGACTTAAATTGCACCTAAAATATCTGACGGTGTTGGAGAGAAATTCCTGTTTCCTGAGAGTAAATCTAAAGAACTCGGACGCCATGCAGCAGATTTGGGCACGAGTGCTTAGATGGCGTGGGGCTCCTGCCGCCTGCAGCTTCCTCTGCTTTgacctctccctttttttccgaCTTGGAGACAAAGGAAAACTACAGCCAGCTTTAGCTTTTGAGACCGTCTTCAGGTAACCAATGCTTATTCTTGCTCCACACGAACTAGGAGTGATCGCAACGTAAGTGTACTGTACTTGCCTCACAAGATGCGTTTCTGTACAATTACTGCTTCAAGGAGTAGCGGCCAGCCCTCAGTGTAAATAGTGATCCTTCTGGTCGAAGTGACCGTCCGTCATCCCAGCCGCGGAAACGCCGCGTTGTGGAATCGTGCCCAGTTAGCTCATCCTGGAGTGTGCCCTGTGAACACCCCTGCTGCTGTCCCCAGTAGGCGAGGCGGGGGCTCCGGAGCTGCTGCTCAAAGTGGACCCACAGGCTGGATCTGAGTTGTGTCtgaatgttaagaaaaacaataatgGAGAGCGAAGAGGCCATTCCCCCCTACATCTCCGTACTTTGTGTAAGCTTGAATAGGGCAAGAGTGCAATCACTTACTCTCGAGTGAATCTTCATCCACCTCTCATCTTTTCCTGGAGTAAGGAGAGACATTGGCCCAGCAAGGGTAGTATTTGTGCCTTGAGGACAAGAAGTACAGAACAGATCGACCCGCACTGTGGGATTCCacattttgttgctttgtttagACAGCAATACCAGTCTTCAAAGAAGATGAAGACCAACTACGTCAGTAATCAAGAACATCCACGTTTGTAGACGGGAGCATGGCCAGATATGCTCTGGAGGTTTTCTCTTCAGGAAATCAGGAATTCTTGGTTGTCGGCCAACTTTCAGTCAAGGAAAAATCGGTGCAGCCCCtaagttttctaattttatttaaaaaaaaaaaaaatgttccttctgTGGCACATGCTTATGCTGCTGAAGACTAAACCCTCAAAATAAAACCTAAGGAGTAGACTAATAACTCATTAAATGGATGATATTAGTATTAATTCCTATCCCATAGAATAGTTGGTAGTGAATCAGTAACTTATCCAGGACGGATGAACCTAACCTGATAGATAAAAGTTTGCTGTGGTCACAGTGGCCTATGAATATGGGTTTCAAAACAGACATAAAGCCTTAACTTAGAATTTCATTATGTTTTAGAACTGTCACTGCCTTAAtgttcaaacatttatttaagttCTCCTAGTCAGGGAGAAATGCATGTTCGTTTATGGCTTTTTGTAAATACAAATGCAGTGatctttggctttaaaaaaaaaaatgtgttttttttttttttttttttgtttttttttgtctgtgtggAAATGTTTGTTAATTCAGCCAGTAGAGTTACTTACAGAAAATTGGAGCATGTCGTAGTTCTTCATGTAAAGTAAGAACTGTTTCCCTCCCAAACCTTAGTTACCTGAATTGTCCTATGATTATTcgtaaaaaatgaaatcctgtgATTAAAGAGAAGTGagaattctaccttttttttttgtgaattctttGACATACTCATAATGTGACCTATTTTGTTGTCTTGACATTTCACAGACCCCTTAGCTTCCGATAGTCACAGGATCAAATGGTTGTGCCTAGTTATGTTCATTACTGTTTTACCTTTGTTAACGACAATATACTAATTTTCCTCGTAGACACTCCATTACCAAACTTTCTATTATGATGTAgagtttttatttgagaaaagctATATACCTTAGGATTTCATTTGTTGGAGAATTTTGAAGGGAATTACCCCCAATTCATGCATTTGCCAATTCgtgactattttatttactttttttaaatgtttatttttgagagcgtgcaaatgagggaggggcggggggcggggacagaggatccgaagcgggctctttgctgacagcagaaagcccgacgtggggcttgaattcacaaaccacgagaccatgacctgagccgaagtgggacgctcgagcaactgagccagccgggtgcccccaaGTCATGGCCATTTTATAATGGGGGTCCCTTTTATCTTTGTAAATAATGTAATGCTAGCTTAAGAGCAAAAACGAGAGGGTTACAACATGAGTGGTTCTTTGCTTAGTCACTGATT is drawn from Felis catus isolate Fca126 chromosome E2, F.catus_Fca126_mat1.0, whole genome shotgun sequence and contains these coding sequences:
- the ATMIN gene encoding ATM interactor, which encodes MAASEAAAAAGSAALASGAPTVPTAARGAAAAASGPWGPPGRLKGSRPRPAAARQQPAGPAPPARELIQPSVSELSRAVRTNILCTVRGCGKILPNSPALNMHLVKSHRLQDGIVNPTIRKDLKTVPKFYCCPIEGCPRGPDRPFSQFSLVKQHFMKMHAEKKHKCSKCSNSYGTEWDLKRHAEDCGKTFQCTCGCPYASRTALQSHIYRTGHEIPAEHRDPPSKKRKMENCLHSQKLSGKTTESLSSQPAPRPDTQELETSEIKLVTTFEDSCNSNAGKQTLTTPPRCPPKLLLPKPRVALVKLPVLQFSPTPVFVPTADSSAQPVVLGVDHQGSAPGAVHILPLSVGTLILGLDSEAGCLKESLPLSKIVNPVALEPVSTGVQVNLGKSLSNPLQELGNTCQKNGISSINVQTDLSYATQHFIPSSQWAGPDSSVSSCSQTDLTFGSQVSLPISVHTQTFLPGSKVTSSIAAQTDTFADACYQPGGISRETQTSGMQSLTDGRVQMDQAVMCGDIFESVHSSYGVSTDNIISSSLVAGTVTHGLLPQNHPKTLNQDIEKSAPIINFGAQHSMLPSQNMTDNQTQTMDLLSDLENILSSNLPGQTLDNRSLLSDPNTGPDTQLPSGPAQNPAIDFDIEEFFSASNIQTQTEESELNTMTTEPVLESLDIETQTDFFLADTSAQSYSCRGNSNFLGLEMFDTQTQTDLNFFLDSGPHLPLGSILKHSSFSMSTDSSDTETQTEGMSAAKSIPAVESKVQLNSTETQTMNSGFETLGSLFFTSNETQTAMDDFLLADLAWNTMESQFSSVETQTCAEPHTVSNF